From the genome of Reinekea thalattae:
CAGGTTGATGATCACACACGTATTCACGCCAAACGTATTGTCATCGCCACAGGTTCGCGTCCGTCTTACCCTAATTTTTTAGCGCAAGCAGAAGATCGCTTACTGATAAACGATGACGTGTTTGAACTCGAAGATTTGCCAAAGTCTGTTGTCATATTTGGCCCCGGCGTCATCGGCCTAGAGATTGGTCAGGCTTTAAGTCGACTTGGTGTTGAAATTAAAATGTTTGGCGTACGCGGTTCACTCGCAACGCTCTCCGACCCTCTGGTAAAGGATTACGCCAAAAAAAGTTTCAGTGAAGAATTTCATCTAGACACCAATGCAGAGGTAAAACAGGTTACACGTACCGACAGTGGTGTTGAAATTACCTATTTAACAAAAGATGGCAAAGAAACAAAGCAAACCTTCGACTACCTATTAGCCGCAACGGGCCGAATACCAAACGTAGATAAGTTAGCGTTAGACAATACCGAATTGCACTTGGATGAGCGAGGCGTTCCTGAATTCGATCGATTTACTCTACAAACCAATTTAAGCCATATCTTTATTGCTGGTGATGCCAACAACGATATTCCATTGCTGCACGAAGCGGCAGATGAGGGCCGAATTGCAGGCGGTAACGCTGGCAGCTTTCCTGAAATTCGTGCTGGTCACCGCACGGTACCAATGGGCATTGTCTTTACCGACCCGCAAATCATGACGGTCGGCGAAAGCCTTACTGATATAGAAGCAAGGCTACCCGATTGCTACGCTGCAGGGTCGATCGACTTTCTTGCTCAAGGCCGAAGCCGTGTCATGGGTAAAAATAACGGCCTATTACGAGTATACGCTCAGCATGGAACCGGATTATTTTTAGGCGCAGAAATGTTTGGCCCAGCAGCCGAGCACGTTGGTCATCTATTAGCGTGGGCATTACAGCAGGGGTTAACGGTAAATGAAATTTTAGAAATGCCGTTTTATCATCCGGTCATTGAAGAAGGCGTGCGCACCGCATTTCGTGATGCACGCGCAAAACTGCAGTTAGGGCCAGCCATGATAAATCGCTGCATCGACTGCGGCCCCGGCGCGTAATTTTATACAGGCTAAAGCTCGGCAAGGTTGACTATGCAGTAGAACCAAGCCGAGTTTTTTCTGATCGTGCTCGTAAATATTCAATGGTTAACAATAACAAGACTGACACCACAACTAACAACGTAGCAACAGCTAAAATTGTCGGGTTAATCTCTTCACGTAAACCCGAGAACATTTGCCGTGGAATGGTTCGCTGTTCCGGCCCAGCTAAAAACAACACCACCACCACTTCATCAAACGAAGTCACAAACGCAAACAACGCACCAGAAATTACACCCGGGCGAATCAACGGCATAATGACTTTAAAGAATGTATAAACCGGCTTTGCGCCCATGCCTAAAGAAGCATTCACTAACGAATAATCGAACCCAGCTAAGGCCGCATTAACGGTAATAATCACAAAGGGTGTACCCAAAGCCGCATGGGCGATAATCACACCTAAGTAATTACCCACCAGATTAAACTGGGTATAAAAAAAGAACATCCCAGCCGCGGTGATAATCAATGGAACGATCATCGGTGAAAGCAGCATCGCCATAATTAATCGCTGGAAAGGCATGTCAGAATTGCTCATACCAATGGCTGCCAAAGTGCCTAGCGTTGTCGCTATCAACGTTGCAAAAATACCAATAATAAAACTGTTTTTAATTGCGAGCAGCCATTTATCATCGGTTAAAATTTGTTGATACCACTTTAACGAATAGGCTTCTGGGTCCAGCGCCAGCATGCCATCGGTAAAAGTAAAAAATGGCTCAGCATTAAACGATAGCGGCACAATCACTAAAATCGGCAACATTAAAAATGCCAAAACTAAATAGGCACTGCCTGTTAGACTCAATGCGCCTAATTTTTGTAATGGTGTGTAGTAACTCGGAAAGCGAGGCATATATTTTATCTCGTCTAATTTAACTGTCGTGGTTCTTTAATGCTCTTTAAGCCTAACTGTAAAATCCATTACTGAATTTTCTGGCTCTTATTATGTGCGACTATTTTTACAACTTGTTGATCAGCCCAACTTCAAATTGCTGACACCAACAAAGCGATCGTACAACCAATAAAGCGCAATAATTAAAATAAGTAGCAAGCTGCCCAATGCTGCAGCCAACTCCCAATTGTTAGAAGACTGCATATGGAAGGCAATGATATTACTGATCATCTGGCCGTCCGTTCCACCGACCAAAGCAGGTGTAATGTAGTAACCAATTGAAATAATAAACACCAACAGTGCTCCGGCACTTAAACCGGGCAAGGTCATCGGGAAATACACTTTCGCGAAGGCTGGCATCGGTCTGGCGCCTAAAGATAACGCCGCTCTAAAATAACTGGGGTCAATGTTTTTCATGACGCTGTAAAGTGGCAGCACCATAAAGGGCAGTAAAATATGCGTCATAGCTAACACCGTCGCAAACTCGGTATAGAGCAACTCTAACGGCTCATTAATTAAGCCAATCGCCTGCAAGGTACTGTTAACGACACCATTGGTTTGCAGTAGCGCAATCCACGAAGTTGTTCGTACTAATAGCGAAGTCCAAAAGGGTAACAGTACAAACACCATTAGCAGGTTCGCTTTTTTAGAACTGCAATGCGCTAAGTAATACGACAGCGGGAACGCAAGCAGCGCTGTCAGCAAGGTAATGGTCAAGGCGATTCGCAAACTGCGCCAATAAAGCTTTAAATAAATTTGAGTGTCACGCGCGGCGATTTTACCGTCGACGCTTTTTTCTAAATCGAGTGCGGTTAAATAGTAACGTTCAGTCCAGACGCCACCGAGCGATTTCATCGCTACCCACAACTCAGGGTTATGCCATTTTTTATGGCTATCTAAGAGCGGGTCGCCTTGTCCGGCTTCTAACTCTTCTATACTTAATCGACCTAGCTTTCGTGCCGTCGATTTAATTAAACTGGAGGAACCCGGCACAGCACGGTTTAACTCTTCCGCTAACTTGCCCGAGTTTCGTGATTCGGCTAATTCTTTTAATTCAACACTAAAAACCGTTAGCACGTCTTTAGGTGGCAACTGTTCAGTTGTCGCCTGCCAAGATTGCATTTGCGCTAAGGTATTGGGAATTAATTGCGCCACCGTTGGGTGATAAACACTGCGATACAGCATGGTTCCAATCGGGGCAACAAATGCCAGCAAGATAAAAATTAATAGTGGCAAGGTAAAGGCCAGTAACTTAATTTTTTTAAGCCTTAATTGACGTTGGCTCTGCTTTATCTCATCAATACTGAGATAGGCTGACATAGTAATCTCCTAACAAAAAATATTGGCTTTTCTCTCGATGTTAACCAAGAGAAAAGCCAAGCATTACGATCTTATCAACGAGTTCAACTGTTGATTATTTTAACAACCATTCGTTGAATTTCTCGCCTAAAGACTCACCATAGTCAGCCCAAAAGATGCTTGACGCCTTGATACCTTCATCAAGGTGAGCCGATGGCAACATTGGGATCACGTCTTTATCAACATACGCATAAGATGATTGACGAGTTGGACCATAAGCAATGTCAGGCATACCTGCTAATGGCTTAGAGCTGGTAGCAAAACGAATGAACTCTTCTGCGACTTCTTTATGTTTAGTACCTTTAACGACAGCCCAAACGTCTAAGTCATATAGGTGTCCGTCCCAAACCATTTCAAACGGCTTACCTTCAGATTGAATAGCATCAAAAATACGACCATTCGCTGCCTGAACCATAACCGCACCACCATCGTTTAGCAGT
Proteins encoded in this window:
- a CDS encoding dihydrolipoyl dehydrogenase, encoding MNQSDFNAATKNLDERSVDVAIIGTGTAGMGAYRAALKHTDSIAVIEAGEYGTTCARVGCMPSKLLIAAAEAAHQANNTELFGIHVNQVEIDGKAVMQRIRSERDRFVGFVLETVDEFNPEHKVKGFAHFIDNNTLQVDDHTRIHAKRIVIATGSRPSYPNFLAQAEDRLLINDDVFELEDLPKSVVIFGPGVIGLEIGQALSRLGVEIKMFGVRGSLATLSDPLVKDYAKKSFSEEFHLDTNAEVKQVTRTDSGVEITYLTKDGKETKQTFDYLLAATGRIPNVDKLALDNTELHLDERGVPEFDRFTLQTNLSHIFIAGDANNDIPLLHEAADEGRIAGGNAGSFPEIRAGHRTVPMGIVFTDPQIMTVGESLTDIEARLPDCYAAGSIDFLAQGRSRVMGKNNGLLRVYAQHGTGLFLGAEMFGPAAEHVGHLLAWALQQGLTVNEILEMPFYHPVIEEGVRTAFRDARAKLQLGPAMINRCIDCGPGA
- a CDS encoding ABC transporter permease; amino-acid sequence: MPRFPSYYTPLQKLGALSLTGSAYLVLAFLMLPILVIVPLSFNAEPFFTFTDGMLALDPEAYSLKWYQQILTDDKWLLAIKNSFIIGIFATLIATTLGTLAAIGMSNSDMPFQRLIMAMLLSPMIVPLIITAAGMFFFYTQFNLVGNYLGVIIAHAALGTPFVIITVNAALAGFDYSLVNASLGMGAKPVYTFFKVIMPLIRPGVISGALFAFVTSFDEVVVVLFLAGPEQRTIPRQMFSGLREEINPTILAVATLLVVVSVLLLLTIEYLRARSEKTRLGSTA
- a CDS encoding ABC transporter permease, with the protein product MSAYLSIDEIKQSQRQLRLKKIKLLAFTLPLLIFILLAFVAPIGTMLYRSVYHPTVAQLIPNTLAQMQSWQATTEQLPPKDVLTVFSVELKELAESRNSGKLAEELNRAVPGSSSLIKSTARKLGRLSIEELEAGQGDPLLDSHKKWHNPELWVAMKSLGGVWTERYYLTALDLEKSVDGKIAARDTQIYLKLYWRSLRIALTITLLTALLAFPLSYYLAHCSSKKANLLMVFVLLPFWTSLLVRTTSWIALLQTNGVVNSTLQAIGLINEPLELLYTEFATVLAMTHILLPFMVLPLYSVMKNIDPSYFRAALSLGARPMPAFAKVYFPMTLPGLSAGALLVFIISIGYYITPALVGGTDGQMISNIIAFHMQSSNNWELAAALGSLLLILIIALYWLYDRFVGVSNLKLG